The window TTTATAACTCTATCGATAAAATCCTCATCATCTAATGAATAGTAGTAGTCGTACACATTGCCAAAAATCATTTTTGCAGCAAAATAATCTGCTCTTCTTTCATTTAAATCCATATCAACGGCAATATTATGGGTCTCATCTCTTAAACTGAGGTCATAGAACAAATGATATATTTCATGCCATGCAACAAAATATTGATAGACACGGGGCTGGGCTGTATTGATAACTGGTATTTTAATATTTCCCTTTGTAATAATAGCCCCGCCCCAATATTCATCATCGATGGGAATCTGGATTAAATGGTTCTCCTTTAGTACCGAAAAAGATAGTTTATCCTGCCCCGTTACTCCCGACTTATTAAACCTGACTGTAAAATCATTTGTTAATCTTAACATATCATCTTTAATCAGTTTATTCTTTTCAATAACCTGCTCAAGGTTATTACTCGTTATCAATTCCGACATAATCCGCACCTTCTTAATTGTAATACAGTTCATACATATGAACTATATCCTCTAAAATACCAAACATCTCTTGAGCCTTAGGGTTCAGGGCATGATTCTCTGGAGCATTGTCAGACAGTGCAAAAACAAGTTCCTTTTTTGCATTATACTTTGGAACATAGTTTAGTAGTTGTTCTTCATCCATGCCCTGTGTTTCCAAGATTTTTCGAACATGAGTTTTAAATGTGGCAAGGCTGTCAACTTCTCCTTTTATTAATTTATCCAAAGTAGGTCTTGAAATATTAGTAAGCCTTGAGAAGGAAGACTTTGTATATCCATTATCTTTAATGATGTTTAATATATTTTTGCCAATTAGTTTTCGATTTTCGAATAATAATTCCATGCTCATTTTTTACACCTCCTACTTTATTATACACCAAAAGTGTAAAAAAAAATACAGTTTGTAAAAAATATTTTTACAAACCTTTTGGTTATCTTTTCAGTTGTAAAATTTCCTACCCTTTCTTTTTCACTAAACTACAGGCTAAATCTAATAAGAAGAAAAGCATTGGCAGAATTTAATTCCTGCTAATGCCTTTTTTCTATTGCTTAATGAAGAATGCAACCTTTCATTTTGTAATTCTTAATATAATCCCAGTATACTTTTATTTCGTCCTGCTCTAACATTTCATAGATGCTTTCAATTTCATCGTAAAATTCTTTGTATACTTTTAGAATGTGGGGCTTCTGCGTATTCCGGTTTATCCGGACAGTGAATCCGGAGGCATCCGGACACTAAACCGGAAACATCCGGACACCTTGTCGAGTGTTTTAATTTTACATTTTTAAATCATATTTTTCAATAGGTTTTTACAATTTTCATACGAATGCATGTAAATAATAAAGTTCAATTTTGTATAAAAGAGCTCATAAAATTAAAACCTCTATATCATTTTGTTTTTTAGAATAGCATATAAAGTAGTAG is drawn from Bacillota bacterium and contains these coding sequences:
- a CDS encoding helix-turn-helix transcriptional regulator is translated as MSMELLFENRKLIGKNILNIIKDNGYTKSSFSRLTNISRPTLDKLIKGEVDSLATFKTHVRKILETQGMDEEQLLNYVPKYNAKKELVFALSDNAPENHALNPKAQEMFGILEDIVHMYELYYN